From Bifidobacterium longum subsp. longum JCM 1217, one genomic window encodes:
- a CDS encoding metal-sulfur cluster assembly factor, protein MSNDNLVPEPQPSVFDAVNGVLQDEEAARRVMANPALAKGFPNGRPIEHSAASGDDTCACGGHHGKCGCQDDEQSDGSEIPIKAIDDIGRATAEDVREALHQVIDPELGIDVIDLGLVYGIEIDELGRAIITMTLTTPACPLTDLIEDECASTLAGLVEEFRIDWTWDPRWTMERITPEGRDQLAALGFSFDNMPKY, encoded by the coding sequence ATGTCCAACGATAATTTGGTTCCCGAACCACAGCCGTCCGTTTTCGATGCTGTCAACGGCGTCCTGCAGGACGAGGAGGCCGCTCGCCGCGTGATGGCCAACCCGGCCTTGGCCAAGGGCTTCCCGAACGGACGCCCGATCGAGCACTCTGCTGCGTCCGGCGATGACACCTGTGCGTGTGGCGGTCACCACGGCAAATGCGGTTGCCAGGATGACGAACAGTCCGATGGCAGCGAGATTCCGATCAAGGCGATTGACGATATCGGCCGCGCCACTGCCGAAGACGTGCGCGAGGCACTGCATCAGGTGATTGATCCGGAGCTTGGCATCGACGTGATCGATTTGGGTCTGGTCTACGGCATTGAGATCGATGAGCTAGGCCGCGCCATTATTACGATGACGCTGACCACGCCGGCCTGCCCGCTGACCGACCTTATCGAGGACGAATGCGCATCCACGCTGGCCGGTCTGGTCGAGGAGTTCCGCATCGACTGGACGTGGGATCCGCGCTGGACCATGGAGCGCATCACGCCCGAAGGCCGCGACCAGCTCGCCGCCCTAGGCTTCAGCTTCGACAATATGCCAAAGTACTGA
- the glgC gene encoding glucose-1-phosphate adenylyltransferase — translation MTKNPKILSIVLAGGEGTRLMPLTRDRAKPAVPFGGVYRLIDFPLSNLVNSGYRQVVVLTQYKSHSLDRHISQVWRFSPLLGSYVSPVPAQQRLGKHWYLGSADAIYQTINIIEDVQPDIVVIVGADHVYRMDFEQMVQQHIESGAEFTVAGIRQPIEESNQFGVIEVDPDHPNMIKNFQEKPPTTTGLPDNPNQILASMGNYVANTKALFEALALDEKAADTKHDMGGDIAPYFASRNEAGVYDFNSNEIPGSTATDHAYWRDVGTIKQFYDAHMDLIAYVPEFNLYNQDWPIYTMSGNLPPAKFVHAGRDRLGHATDSIVSPGVIVSGGEVHHSVLSPNVRIHSWAQIVDSVLFDGVVINRRARVYKAILDKNVVLTENSTVGIDTEHDLARGFTVTPDGITVVPKNTIVDD, via the coding sequence ATGACCAAGAATCCCAAGATTCTGTCGATTGTGCTTGCAGGTGGTGAGGGGACCCGCCTGATGCCGTTAACCCGTGATCGCGCGAAGCCCGCCGTTCCCTTCGGTGGTGTGTATCGTCTGATCGATTTCCCGTTGAGCAACCTGGTGAACTCCGGGTACCGTCAGGTCGTGGTGCTCACCCAGTACAAGTCTCACTCGCTTGACCGCCACATCTCCCAGGTCTGGCGTTTCTCCCCGCTGCTTGGCTCGTACGTCTCCCCTGTGCCCGCGCAGCAGCGTCTCGGCAAGCACTGGTATCTCGGCTCCGCCGACGCCATCTACCAGACCATCAACATCATCGAGGATGTCCAGCCGGACATCGTGGTGATCGTGGGTGCCGATCACGTCTACCGCATGGACTTCGAACAGATGGTACAGCAGCACATCGAGTCCGGCGCCGAGTTCACCGTGGCCGGTATCCGCCAGCCCATCGAGGAATCGAACCAGTTCGGTGTGATTGAGGTCGATCCCGATCACCCGAACATGATCAAGAACTTCCAGGAGAAGCCGCCCACCACCACCGGTCTGCCGGACAATCCGAACCAGATTCTGGCCTCCATGGGTAACTACGTCGCCAACACCAAGGCCCTGTTCGAGGCTCTGGCTCTCGATGAGAAGGCTGCCGACACCAAGCACGACATGGGCGGCGACATCGCCCCGTACTTCGCTTCCCGCAACGAAGCCGGCGTCTACGACTTCAACTCGAACGAGATTCCGGGCTCCACGGCCACTGATCACGCTTACTGGCGCGACGTCGGTACGATTAAGCAGTTCTACGATGCGCACATGGATCTGATCGCCTATGTGCCCGAGTTCAACCTGTACAACCAGGATTGGCCGATTTACACGATGTCCGGCAACCTGCCGCCGGCCAAGTTCGTGCACGCCGGCCGCGACCGTCTGGGCCACGCCACCGATTCGATCGTCTCCCCCGGTGTGATCGTCTCCGGCGGTGAAGTGCACCACTCCGTGCTCTCCCCCAATGTGCGTATCCACTCGTGGGCACAGATTGTCGATTCCGTGCTGTTCGACGGTGTAGTCATCAACCGCCGCGCCCGCGTGTACAAGGCGATTCTTGACAAGAACGTGGTGCTCACCGAGAACTCCACTGTCGGCATCGATACCGAGCACGATCTGGCCCGTGGCTTCACCGTCACGCCGGATGGCATCACGGTTGTCCCGAAGAACACCATCGTCGATGACTGA
- a CDS encoding TrmH family RNA methyltransferase, producing the protein MQFITLDTVDDPRVEAYVSLTEMQLRNRLEPAKGVFIAESPKVIDRALAADREPLSLLVEEPWLEGMKDTFDFIDGRWGADIPVYVASPEQLKRLTGYRLHRGALCAMRRWPLPSVAEVCKSARRVAVMENIVDHTNVGALMRSAAALDVDAVLVTPSCGDPLYRRAARVSMGTVFQIPWTRITGFNDDGTENKHYWPFQGIDELKSLGFTTVAMALEDRSISLDELTRRLHAPAEDPTHIDKLALIFGTEGDGLSHHTIARADLTVKIPMSHGVDSLNVAASSAVAFYATR; encoded by the coding sequence ATGCAGTTCATCACGCTGGACACCGTCGACGACCCGCGCGTCGAAGCGTATGTGAGCCTCACCGAAATGCAGTTGCGTAATCGCTTGGAACCAGCCAAGGGCGTGTTCATCGCCGAGTCCCCCAAGGTTATCGACCGCGCGCTGGCCGCTGACCGCGAACCGCTGTCACTGCTGGTCGAGGAACCTTGGCTGGAGGGCATGAAAGACACCTTCGACTTCATCGACGGGCGCTGGGGCGCGGATATTCCCGTCTACGTGGCCTCACCTGAGCAGCTCAAGCGTCTGACCGGCTACCGTTTGCATCGCGGCGCCCTATGCGCGATGCGACGCTGGCCGTTGCCCTCCGTAGCCGAGGTCTGCAAGAGCGCCCGCCGCGTGGCAGTAATGGAAAACATCGTGGACCACACCAATGTGGGCGCACTGATGCGTTCGGCGGCCGCGCTCGATGTGGATGCCGTGCTGGTCACACCCTCCTGCGGTGATCCGCTGTACCGACGCGCCGCCCGCGTGTCGATGGGCACCGTATTCCAGATTCCGTGGACCCGTATCACCGGGTTCAACGACGACGGCACCGAAAACAAGCATTACTGGCCGTTCCAGGGCATCGACGAGTTGAAGTCGCTGGGCTTCACCACCGTGGCCATGGCATTGGAGGATCGTTCGATTTCGTTGGACGAACTGACACGCCGTCTGCACGCGCCTGCCGAAGATCCGACGCATATCGACAAGCTCGCGCTGATCTTCGGTACCGAGGGCGACGGCCTGTCCCACCATACGATTGCCCGCGCCGATTTGACCGTGAAGATTCCGATGAGCCACGGCGTGGATAGCCTGAACGTGGCGGCATCCAGCGCAGTGGCGTTCTACGCGACACGCTAA
- a CDS encoding 16S rRNA (uracil(1498)-N(3))-methyltransferase, with translation MTDALFLFDPQVDDVPVNSDELHAGWKLTLPAHIKRHAVQAMRLKAGDSLQLSDGNGLRIQAVMADPEAGLAEVVEVGREPEPLTRLALIQALAKTGHDEQAIDMATQIGVDQVVPWQADRSIAKWKVGRTDKKWNSVLDAATEQSRRAFKPQLEACASSKEVVAICRRACVHGDVVIVLHQDATDTWSGVEEKVAQLVERTLQDGRPRTVSVVVGPEGGISEQEVADFVKAGAVSCVLGRNILRAATAGPVALSLLSRVLGRYE, from the coding sequence ATGACTGATGCCCTTTTTCTTTTCGACCCGCAGGTCGACGACGTCCCGGTGAACAGCGACGAACTCCACGCCGGCTGGAAGCTAACCCTGCCCGCTCACATCAAGCGCCATGCCGTGCAGGCCATGCGACTCAAGGCAGGGGACAGCCTGCAACTTTCCGACGGCAACGGCTTGAGAATCCAGGCAGTGATGGCCGATCCTGAAGCCGGACTGGCTGAAGTCGTGGAAGTGGGGCGCGAACCCGAGCCGCTCACCCGTTTGGCGCTGATTCAGGCATTGGCGAAAACCGGCCATGATGAGCAGGCCATCGATATGGCTACTCAGATTGGCGTCGACCAAGTGGTGCCATGGCAGGCGGACCGATCCATTGCCAAGTGGAAGGTCGGCCGTACAGACAAGAAGTGGAATTCGGTACTGGATGCCGCCACCGAGCAGTCGCGGCGCGCCTTTAAGCCGCAACTGGAGGCGTGCGCGTCCAGCAAGGAGGTCGTGGCCATCTGCCGCAGGGCCTGCGTGCATGGCGATGTGGTGATTGTGCTGCATCAGGATGCTACCGATACGTGGTCCGGCGTGGAGGAGAAGGTTGCGCAGTTGGTGGAACGCACGCTCCAGGACGGCCGGCCGCGGACTGTCAGTGTGGTGGTCGGGCCTGAGGGCGGCATCAGTGAGCAGGAGGTAGCTGATTTCGTCAAGGCCGGAGCGGTGAGCTGCGTACTGGGGCGCAATATTCTGAGAGCCGCGACGGCCGGTCCTGTAGCGTTGTCGCTGTTGTCTCGGGTGTTGGGACGTTACGAGTAA